One segment of Candidatus Paceibacterota bacterium DNA contains the following:
- a CDS encoding coenzyme F420-0:L-glutamate ligase, translated as MITRPIKTRVFQEGDDLLVFITDHFKKIPDQSVIVVTSKIVALAEKRTVVVKNIKTKEKLIRAESEFAIPTKYAWLTIKDGVVMASAGIDESNANGKLILLPKDSFKTARDLRNKLRKHYNIRHLGVLITDSRTIPLRAGVTGVALGYAGFCGVKSYRGTPDIFGRKFKFSKTNVADSLATAAVFIMGEGNEQQPLAIIEKIPIEFCDKIHRKELHIDIREDMYRPLFSKYF; from the coding sequence ATGATTACCCGACCAATCAAAACTCGTGTTTTCCAAGAGGGTGATGACTTACTTGTGTTCATTACCGATCACTTTAAAAAAATTCCAGATCAATCTGTAATTGTCGTTACTTCCAAAATCGTCGCCCTTGCGGAAAAGCGAACAGTTGTCGTCAAAAATATAAAAACTAAAGAAAAACTCATTCGCGCGGAAAGCGAATTTGCTATCCCCACTAAATACGCCTGGCTTACCATCAAAGACGGGGTGGTGATGGCTTCTGCCGGAATTGACGAATCAAATGCGAATGGTAAGTTAATTTTATTACCAAAAGACAGTTTCAAGACGGCTCGCGATCTTCGCAACAAATTACGGAAACATTACAACATTAGACATCTCGGTGTTTTGATTACCGACAGCCGCACGATCCCGCTCCGAGCGGGTGTAACCGGTGTTGCTCTCGGATACGCGGGTTTTTGTGGTGTGAAAAGTTATCGTGGTACACCCGATATTTTTGGGCGAAAATTTAAATTTTCTAAAACTAATGTTGCTGACAGTCTTGCTACGGCCGCGGTGTTCATCATGGGCGAAGGGAATGAGCAACAACCTTTGGCAATTATTGAAAAAATACCTATTGAATTTTGTGATAAAATTCACCGCAAGGAACTACATATTGACATCCGAGAAGATATGTACCGACCCCTCTTTTCTAAATATTTTTGA
- a CDS encoding thymidylate synthase has product MNHGQTIKEVWNASVCLTDPRKRILGSGLFPIFNPGLAVARFMYMLSGSNLLDPIAFYTDRVRQFSDDGETIPGSSYGKRIFGNKPIDNQFEIVAKLIAQRPDTKRAVITVYDSGDLERIDSRDIPCAMSIVFMPRGNVLHSTVCMRANDVVKLLPYNIFDFSLLQECMAARVGMEVGSYWHTAVSAHLRGKDFDFIPSFVSEIQQSKRMTPIQSFSEETRKLLVSEEQRIREDVGSLSTLQAALKQVWDEFNPVWADMLSTIACEVLRVRARDNHDTKQDIEEAISNHNRQGALLSSYKNYLSLEKRWA; this is encoded by the coding sequence ATGAACCATGGTCAAACGATCAAAGAAGTGTGGAATGCTTCGGTGTGTCTCACTGATCCAAGAAAAAGGATACTGGGGAGCGGATTGTTTCCGATATTCAATCCTGGCCTTGCAGTCGCCCGATTCATGTATATGCTATCGGGCTCAAATCTGCTTGATCCAATCGCGTTCTACACGGATAGAGTTCGTCAGTTCTCTGATGACGGAGAAACAATTCCTGGTTCATCTTATGGAAAGCGGATATTCGGAAACAAACCGATTGATAACCAGTTTGAAATAGTTGCAAAACTCATCGCTCAACGACCAGACACAAAACGTGCCGTGATCACCGTTTACGACAGTGGTGATTTGGAGCGAATTGATTCTCGCGACATTCCATGCGCAATGAGCATAGTATTTATGCCAAGGGGAAATGTCTTGCATTCAACGGTCTGTATGCGAGCCAATGATGTGGTAAAACTCTTACCCTACAACATCTTTGATTTTTCCCTCTTGCAGGAATGCATGGCGGCACGAGTCGGTATGGAAGTTGGATCATATTGGCACACAGCAGTTTCCGCACACCTTCGAGGTAAGGATTTCGATTTTATACCATCATTTGTGTCGGAAATACAACAGTCAAAGAGAATGACGCCAATCCAGTCTTTTTCAGAGGAAACCAGGAAATTACTGGTTTCTGAAGAACAGAGGATACGAGAGGATGTGGGTTCTTTGTCTACACTGCAAGCTGCTCTGAAGCAAGTCTGGGATGAGTTTAATCCGGTTTGGGCAGATATGCTTTCAACAATTGCTTGTGAAGTGTTGCGTGTCCGCGCAAGAGATAATCACGACACTAAGCAGGATATTGAGGAAGCGATCTCTAATCACAACCGACAAGGCGCCCTACTATCTTCTTACAAGAATTACTTATCCTTGGAAAAGAGATGGGCATAA
- a CDS encoding MBL fold metallo-hydrolase → MKITKFGHCCLLIEENGVRILTDPGTYSTQQSEVKNIDFVLITHEHADHFHIDSLKALLKNNPQAKVITNKSVGALLEKDNIAFSVVEDGQNLDADGVLIEGFGENHALMHTSIPPIQNTGYFIANKLFYPGDAFTNPGKQVEVLALPVAGPWMRLLEAIDYALLIKPKTCFPVHEGILKQPGSTHAIPPKVLEPKGIKFVILEIDKELEF, encoded by the coding sequence ATGAAAATCACAAAATTTGGACATTGTTGCTTGTTGATTGAAGAAAACGGAGTCAGAATTTTGACCGACCCTGGAACTTATTCAACACAACAAAGTGAAGTAAAAAATATTGATTTCGTGCTAATCACGCACGAACACGCCGACCATTTTCATATTGATTCACTAAAAGCACTTTTGAAAAATAATCCGCAAGCAAAAGTTATTACCAATAAAAGTGTTGGTGCACTTTTAGAAAAAGATAATATTGCTTTCAGTGTAGTTGAAGACGGTCAAAATCTTGACGCAGACGGAGTTTTGATAGAGGGCTTTGGCGAAAATCATGCCCTCATGCACACTTCAATTCCGCCAATTCAAAATACTGGCTACTTCATCGCTAACAAACTTTTCTATCCGGGAGACGCTTTCACGAATCCAGGAAAACAAGTTGAGGTTTTAGCTTTGCCTGTGGCAGGGCCTTGGATGAGATTGTTAGAAGCGATTGACTATGCGCTTCTTATCAAACCGAAAACTTGTTTTCCTGTGCATGAGGGCATTTTGAAACAACCCGGCTCTACACACGCAATACCGCCAAAAGTTTTAGAGCCAAAAGGTATAAAATTCGTGATTCTAGAAATTGATAAGGAACTCGAATTTTAA